In one Nocardia tengchongensis genomic region, the following are encoded:
- a CDS encoding AI-2E family transporter codes for MSEAQASGSGETSAVRRRDAEAVHPLVRQTAEWCWRLLIIFAAVLAFAYLARRLSTVTIPISIALLGAALMAPLVNWMQRFGVPRAIGVLVALIGSLGILAGIMTFVVEQFVSGVPQLSDEFKTSVHQVQDWLINGPLQLSNDQIRNAGDTIVKTVESNKDALTNGALTTATVIGEFFTGAFLTLFILIFFLYGGDQIWEFVTRIVPTAHRAQVRQAGRLGFGTLTGFVRATVLVAAVDAVGIGAGLAILNVPLALPLASLVFIGAFIPIVGSFIAGSVAVFIALMTKGLVTALIVLGITIAVMQLEGHVLQPLLMGRAVRIHPLAVVLAIASGVVLAGLAGGLLAVPFVAVLNTAMRSLLADSPQELYQELHSGDPDKPMFSAEPDDPDLDRGFGY; via the coding sequence GTGAGTGAGGCGCAGGCCAGCGGGTCCGGGGAAACGAGTGCGGTACGGCGGCGCGACGCGGAGGCCGTGCACCCGCTGGTGCGGCAGACCGCGGAGTGGTGCTGGCGGTTGCTCATCATCTTCGCGGCGGTGCTGGCGTTCGCGTATCTGGCGCGGCGCCTGTCCACGGTGACCATCCCCATCTCGATCGCGCTGCTCGGTGCGGCATTGATGGCGCCGCTGGTCAATTGGATGCAGCGATTCGGGGTGCCGCGGGCCATCGGCGTGCTGGTGGCGCTGATCGGGTCGCTGGGCATCCTCGCCGGAATCATGACCTTCGTCGTGGAACAGTTCGTCTCCGGTGTCCCGCAGCTGTCCGACGAATTCAAGACCTCCGTGCACCAGGTGCAGGACTGGCTGATCAACGGGCCGCTGCAGCTGAGCAACGATCAGATCCGCAATGCGGGCGACACCATCGTCAAGACCGTCGAGTCCAACAAGGACGCGCTCACCAACGGGGCGCTCACCACCGCCACCGTCATCGGCGAATTCTTCACCGGCGCGTTCCTGACGCTGTTCATCCTCATCTTCTTCCTCTACGGCGGCGACCAGATCTGGGAGTTCGTCACCCGGATCGTGCCGACCGCGCACCGCGCGCAGGTGCGGCAGGCGGGACGGCTCGGCTTCGGCACCCTGACCGGCTTCGTCCGCGCCACCGTGCTGGTGGCGGCGGTGGACGCCGTCGGCATCGGGGCGGGCCTGGCCATTCTCAATGTGCCGCTGGCGCTTCCGCTGGCCTCGCTGGTCTTCATCGGCGCGTTCATTCCGATCGTCGGTTCGTTCATCGCCGGCTCGGTGGCGGTGTTCATCGCCCTGATGACCAAGGGCCTGGTCACCGCGCTCATCGTGCTGGGCATCACCATCGCGGTCATGCAGCTGGAAGGCCATGTGCTGCAACCACTGCTGATGGGTCGCGCGGTGCGTATCCACCCGCTCGCGGTGGTGCTGGCCATCGCCTCGGGCGTGGTGCTGGCCGGACTCGCGGGCGGTCTGCTGGCGGTGCCGTTCGTGGCGGTGCTCAACACCGCCATGCGCTCGCTGCTCGCGGATTCGCCGCAGGAGCTCTACCAGGAGCTGCACAGCGGCGACCCGGACAAACCGATGTTCAGCGCCGAACCCGACGATCCAGACCTCGACCGTGGCTTCGGTTACTGA